In Formosa haliotis, the sequence AGATACTAATTGCGCATGTTTTACTTGCATTTGTGTTTGCAATTCGGTTTCTAATTCTTTGGCTTTCCAGTGATTATTTCGCATGGCATCAAAACCGTAACGCATTAAAATCCCGCTATCTAGTACATCTTGTACTTCCTTTTGTTCGGCACTTCCAAACAGTTCAAATCCAGGCATGAGGTATATTTAAAATTGAAGGTAAATTTACGATTAAACCAAGTAATATAAAAGGTAACCAAAGAAATATTAAACGTAATTAGGCTGCTTAAATATGAATAATACTATCTGAAACGGATTTTCTTACCTTCTTTAATTCTGCAAACATATCATCTTTAGCACGATAACCTATAGGTAAAACTAAGACCGATTTTAATCCTTTTTCATTTAAGTTTAGAATACGATCATATTCCGAAGGTGTAAACCCCTCCATAGGGCAGGCATCAATACCTTCTATGGCACATACGGTAAGCATATTTCCTAGTGCTAAATAAGCTTGTTTAGTTGCCCAGTTTTCAATTTGAGATTGTTTTTTATTTTCAAAATCGTTGATTAGAAAATTTTTAAAGGGCTGAAGAATGGCCTCTGGCGTATTGCGAACCGCTTGTACACGATTAAAATAATTTTCTACGAATTCGTTGTTAATAGTGGTTTCAATACAAAACACTAAAACATGCGATGCCTGTACAATTTGTTTCTGATCCATGGAGGCTTCTAACAATTCATTTTGTAAGCCTTTATTTTTAATGACCACTAATTTTACGGGTTGTAAACCGTAAGACGTAGCTGTTAGGTTAAATGCTTCTAAAAGCACATCTAATTTTTCTTGATCTATTTCAAGTTCATCATCAAATTTTTTAGTGGCATAACGCCATTTTAATTGTTTTATAATATCCATATGGTGATTTAAAAGGTTCAAAAATAAGACTTGAAACGGACTTTTTTTTATTTAATCTTGAAATATTCTAGGTTAGGGTCATTATGCTTGATAAAATAGAAGAAAAAAAGAGAGGTTCAATTTATTGATTATAAAATCATTATAAAGAGAGTTGAAATTTTTTTAGTTTTTTTTCTGTTTTTTCTTGATAAAACAGAAAAAGGACATTATATTTGCACCCGCAATCAGGGAATACCTGATGAGACGCTCAGGAGAAATGGCAGAGTGGTCGAATGCGGCAGTCTTGAAAACTGTTGAGGGTCACACCTCCGGGGGTTCGAATCCCTCTTTCTCCGCTGAAAGATTATTAAATCTTACTTAAACCCTTTAAAATTAGCGTTTTAGAGGGTTTTTTATTTTTGGTGATATCGTTTAATATTAAATTATATCATAGAAATGGTGCGGTATTCGGTGCGGTTTTTTGAGTATAAAAAAACCGCACCGAATGCTTTGTAACTTACTCATAGTGTTGTGGTTAGTTTGGTTCTGTGTTATTTTTATTATCTTTAATAGCCATCATAAAAACACGCACCTATGCAAAATTCCTTTTCGACACTAATTTACCCCCGTGGATTTGATTCAGATAAAAATGGTTTATCACCTTTATATTTAAGAATTACGGTTAATGGTAAACGTAGTGAATGTAGTATTAAACAAAAAGTAAATTTAGAGAAATGGAATTCATCTTCTGGTAAATTAAGAGGGACTACTCACGAAACAAAACAGCTGAACTCAAAATTATGTAAAATTGAATCCAAAGTAATTCGTATATATGAAAAGCTAAATGAAGATGGGGCAAAAATAAGTTCAGACTTAATAAAAAGTATTTACTTAGGTAAGTCCACAAAAATTAAAATGTTGTTGATTATTTTTGAAGAACATAATGATAAAGTTGAAAATTTAATAGGTAAGGATTTTGCTCCTGGAACTGCAGAAAGATATAAAACGGCAAAAAGCATGTTGAGAATTATATTTTATTAGAATATAAACTAAAAGATATACCGGTTAAAGATGTTGATCATGAATTTATATCTGGTTTTGAATATTATTTAAAGACCAAAAGGAATTGTTCTCATAACACTGCTATAAAATATATTACCAATTTTAAAAAAATCATCAGAATAGCTTTAGCTAATCATTGGATTGAGTATGATCCTTTCTTGAATTGGAAAGCTAAATTAAAGATTGTGGATAGAGAGTTTCTAAGTCAAGAGGAAATTCAAAATATCATATCGAAAGAGTTTTCTGTTCCTAGACTAGACCAAGTAAAAGATATTTTCATTTTCTGTTGTTTTACGGGACTAGCTTATGCCGATATTAAAAAATTAAAAAAGAGTGAAATTGTAATAGGGGCCAATGGAGAATTTTGGATCAATACGAAAAGAGCAAAAACAGATACTCGTAGTAATATTCCTGTGTTATCTATACCATTGTCAATAATTGAAAAATATAAAGAACATCCAGAAATAATAGACAGTCCCATTATACTTCCTGTTTTGAGTAACCAAAAAATGAATGCTTATCTTAAAGAAATTGCAGATATCTGTAAAATTAAAAAGAACCTAACCTTTCATTTGGCTCGCCATACATTTGCAACAACTGTAACTTTAACAAATGGTGTGCCTATCGAATCTGTAAGTAAAATGCTAGGACATAAATCTTTGCGTACTACTCAACATTATGCCAAAATTCTAGATATGAAAGTTGGTGACGATATGAAAAACCTAGCATCAATAATGGGGACGAAATATAACTAGTTCCTATATGAAGGCAGTATCTTACTTACTAAGTGTGTTATTTTTAAAATCTCAGGTTAAACTTTAATCTGAGATTTTTTTGACACAAACCTATAATCTTTGTTATTAGTATTAATTGTTAAAACTTTATATGAATTCCCATAATTCAAAGATATCATCTAGGGATAGAGAGTTAATCATACAATATTGCTGCAATTTAAACTCGTAAAATACTCCCGTAAAAAGACTACGGCATAAAGCCATCCCATACTCCTATGCGGATTTATTCCGTTTCCTTTTAAGCTGAGATTTTATCTTCCGTTTGTGTCTTGCTTAAATATTGTTTAATCTAAAATCTAGAATTATGTATTTAAGTAAATTACAACAAGATGAGATTTTTGTTCCATCGGAAATGAAATCTTTACAGAGTTTGATCCAATTGCCTTCAAGAAGAGGGCTTGAAAATGTTATTATTTCAAATGGCAAGATTGTAAATGTCGTGTCCAATAGTTATGGTCACGTTCCCAATGAAAATTTCTTTAAACGGGCAGAGGCTATGTTAAAGGATGCAAATTTAAAGTATCTAAAGCGTACTATAAACAGGGGGGATAGATCGTTTATTACCGATTTTATTATTGAAGATCGAAAACAATTTTCGGTTAAACATTCAGATGACCTGATCCTACCAATGCTACGATTTAAAAATTCATATGATGGTAGCGAAAAAACATCAGGACATTTTGGGTTTTATAGGAAAGTTTGTGCGAATGGCTTACATGTATCGAAAGCTGAAGTTGAATTTTCTATTAAGCACAGTAAAAATAATACCGAATTAATAATGCCAAGATTGAATTTATTATTCGATAAGTTCTTGGATAATGAGTTCTATAGTATTACAAAGCAATTTGAAATCATGAAGGACTTTAGGATATTAGATACGAAAGCTTTTGTTAAACATATATTAGAACAAACGAAATTGTTTAGATATGAATGCAGTGATAAAAATGACAATCCTTCTAAAAAATCCAGAGAAGTGATTGAGGTTTTAAATTCAGAATCAATTTTGCTAAATGAGCCACCAAATTTATGGTTAGGTTATAATGCATTTAATTCAATATTACATAGAACATTGAAAAAGACATTCTCTCAACAAGAGCGATTGGATAAAAAATTATTTGAAACCATTTTAGATATGGCCTAGAAAAAAGGTTTCTCCAGTACCTTTAAACTGGAGTATTATTTAAGTTTATATAAAAATCCTCTCAGCCCATTCCCACTACATGCTGCGAAAAGCTTCATTTCGGGAAAAGCGCTTCATTAAAAAGTCTTGAACACAACGTTAATCGTTCCGGATTTCATTTCACTTGCTTGCTAATTCCCGAGAAAAATTGGAAAGCAAAAGAACATAAAGTGAGGTTGTTAACTAGTATTGTTTGTTAGAAAACGGAGTTTTTCAACCTTACAGCACAGGCTGCTTGTGGTTGAAGCTATTTGATTTTAATAAACAGAAAATTAATGAACACTATTACCACTTTAAAACAATTTTCGGGGACTATGCTATTCCGGGTATTCAGGAAGAAAAAAATCATTTCAATAAATTATGAAGTAGTCCTATTACGAAAATGTAATCTCAACATGTTTACAAATTACAATTCCATAGAGGCAGTGTTAAACTCTTGCTCTTTTATGGGGGTTTGCAATGGAAAGTTTCGCATACGTTTTCTTTTAATTTTTTTCATGATTTTCATGAATTGTTTGGGATATTGGATCCCTTTTCTATTATTTCTCGCCATAATATAGTTTAATGAAATTCCTCAAATCAGTATTATTTTCTGGATTGGGATAGGATGTAGGGTGGATAAATTTCAAATTTCTTTAAAAATTGCTAAAGGGTTAGTAACAGGTATATGTTAATCTTATAGAGCATATTAATACTCTTCCTTATTAAATTCAAGACTGACACCTGTGTCCTCTAAAATTCGGACTTCCAATAAAATATCTTCCCTAAAAGCCTCATCAGTATGATCTGAAGTTTCTGGATAGTAGTAAAAGGTCTTAAATAATAATAAAACCTCCTCGTGGAGTAGTGCATTTTTAAGCCCATAATATGATTTGATCTCAAAACTTAAAAAATCATAAAAATCTTCATCTTCTTGTTCTATGAAATCTAAGTATTTTTCAGGAAACCCATTAATATTGTAATTTTTAGAAAGACAATAGTCAAAAATCAAAGATGTAATTTCATAATCATAGTTTTCCATTTCCTTTATATCGTCCAATGTTTCCGTATCTGGTATATTTAAAGTTTGTTCTTTATACCATTTAATTTCTTGTAAAGTGTCGGCTATTTCCATTTTTTTGTATTCACTTGTTATGATTGTTGTTATTTTTATTTAAAAAATTAATATAATTATTAAGAAGTCCTCGAATTTGTTCAGCAGC encodes:
- a CDS encoding site-specific integrase; protein product: MNWKAKLKIVDREFLSQEEIQNIISKEFSVPRLDQVKDIFIFCCFTGLAYADIKKLKKSEIVIGANGEFWINTKRAKTDTRSNIPVLSIPLSIIEKYKEHPEIIDSPIILPVLSNQKMNAYLKEIADICKIKKNLTFHLARHTFATTVTLTNGVPIESVSKMLGHKSLRTTQHYAKILDMKVGDDMKNLASIMGTKYN
- a CDS encoding Arm DNA-binding domain-containing protein, encoding MQNSFSTLIYPRGFDSDKNGLSPLYLRITVNGKRSECSIKQKVNLEKWNSSSGKLRGTTHETKQLNSKLCKIESKVIRIYEKLNEDGAKISSDLIKSIYLGKSTKIKMLLIIFEEHNDKVENLIGKDFAPGTAERYKTAKSMLRIIFY
- a CDS encoding NAD(P)H-dependent oxidoreductase, translating into MDIIKQLKWRYATKKFDDELEIDQEKLDVLLEAFNLTATSYGLQPVKLVVIKNKGLQNELLEASMDQKQIVQASHVLVFCIETTINNEFVENYFNRVQAVRNTPEAILQPFKNFLINDFENKKQSQIENWATKQAYLALGNMLTVCAIEGIDACPMEGFTPSEYDRILNLNEKGLKSVLVLPIGYRAKDDMFAELKKVRKSVSDSIIHI
- a CDS encoding DUF932 domain-containing protein, producing the protein MYLSKLQQDEIFVPSEMKSLQSLIQLPSRRGLENVIISNGKIVNVVSNSYGHVPNENFFKRAEAMLKDANLKYLKRTINRGDRSFITDFIIEDRKQFSVKHSDDLILPMLRFKNSYDGSEKTSGHFGFYRKVCANGLHVSKAEVEFSIKHSKNNTELIMPRLNLLFDKFLDNEFYSITKQFEIMKDFRILDTKAFVKHILEQTKLFRYECSDKNDNPSKKSREVIEVLNSESILLNEPPNLWLGYNAFNSILHRTLKKTFSQQERLDKKLFETILDMA